The following are from one region of the Paracoccus sp. S3-43 genome:
- the bamA gene encoding outer membrane protein assembly factor BamA, translating to MTRKLGKGAVALVTALTIAAPAALIPGAASAYVFNDVRIEGAARVEPATVLSYANIARGQDVSAGELNDALQRLQNSGLFETVEIVPQGGVLVIRVSEYPTINQISFEGNRRIKDEQLSEIVQSQSRRVYQPSQALQDANNIAQAYAAQGRLAARVDPRIIRRSDNRVDLVFEVREGNVTEIERIGFTGNRAFSDRRLRNVLGTKQAGILRTFIRRDTFAPERLQLDEQLLTDFYRSRGYADFRVQAVAPELARERDAFYITFNIQEGPRYRFAQVNTISEIPGVDAGPFAAQNRVDRGDVYNPAAIDNTIRRMETVAIQQGLNFVNIEPRVTRNPQNQTLDLTFALTRGPRVFVERIDIEGNTTTLDQVIRRQFNTVEGDPFNPREIRNAAERIRALGYFSDAQVDSRPGSSNEQVIVDVNVEEQPTGSLSFGASYGVSSGVGLNASLQENNFLGRGQTVGLTISTADGDQASSLTFIEPYFLGRDLRFGFNTYYNVTESLNSDYNTRSVGVRPSIEFPVSQNGRLELRYRLSKETLSGVEAESSDLLKDEEGQRVTSALGYSYNWDTRVTGLDPLTSYKLRFSQDFAGLGGDTKSVTTGLLAGVESTAWREDVTLRAEFEAGAIHSYSDYSTWILDRYRGGNRIRGFEPNGIGPRDLAAENEDGLGGNYFWVVRTEAQFPVGLPEEYGISGGLFADVGSIWGLDNTVGTGGANVDDSMNIRASVGASLFWTTPIGPLRFNFSKAIRKEDYDEPQNFDLTISTRF from the coding sequence ATGACACGGAAACTGGGCAAGGGCGCGGTCGCCCTGGTGACGGCCTTGACGATTGCAGCCCCGGCGGCGCTGATCCCCGGCGCGGCCTCGGCCTATGTCTTCAACGACGTGCGGATCGAGGGCGCGGCCCGCGTCGAACCGGCGACCGTGCTGTCCTATGCCAATATCGCGCGCGGTCAGGACGTGTCGGCGGGCGAGTTGAACGACGCGCTGCAACGGCTGCAAAATTCCGGCCTGTTCGAGACGGTGGAAATCGTTCCGCAGGGCGGCGTCCTGGTGATCCGGGTCAGCGAATATCCGACCATCAACCAGATCAGCTTCGAGGGCAACCGCCGCATCAAGGACGAGCAGCTGTCCGAGATCGTGCAGAGCCAGTCCCGCCGGGTCTATCAGCCCAGCCAGGCCCTGCAGGACGCCAACAACATCGCCCAGGCCTATGCCGCGCAGGGGCGCCTGGCCGCCCGCGTCGATCCGCGCATCATTCGCCGCAGCGACAACCGCGTCGATCTGGTCTTCGAGGTCCGCGAGGGCAATGTCACCGAGATCGAGCGCATCGGCTTTACCGGCAACCGCGCCTTTTCCGACCGCCGGCTGCGCAACGTGCTGGGCACCAAGCAGGCGGGCATCCTGCGCACCTTCATCCGCCGCGACACCTTCGCGCCCGAACGGCTGCAACTGGACGAACAGCTTCTGACCGATTTCTACCGCTCTCGCGGCTATGCCGATTTCAGGGTGCAGGCGGTGGCGCCGGAACTGGCCCGCGAACGCGACGCCTTCTATATCACCTTCAACATCCAGGAAGGCCCGCGCTATCGCTTCGCGCAGGTCAACACGATCTCGGAAATTCCGGGCGTCGATGCGGGGCCTTTCGCCGCGCAGAACCGGGTGGACCGGGGCGATGTCTACAACCCCGCCGCCATCGACAACACCATCCGCCGGATGGAGACGGTGGCGATCCAGCAGGGCCTGAACTTCGTCAATATCGAACCGCGCGTGACGCGCAACCCGCAAAACCAGACGCTGGATCTGACCTTCGCGCTGACCCGCGGGCCGCGCGTCTTCGTCGAACGCATCGACATCGAGGGCAACACCACCACGCTGGACCAGGTGATCCGCCGCCAGTTCAACACGGTCGAGGGCGATCCCTTCAACCCCCGCGAAATCCGCAACGCCGCCGAACGGATCCGAGCGCTTGGCTATTTCAGCGACGCGCAGGTGGACAGCCGCCCCGGCAGCAGCAACGAACAGGTCATCGTCGACGTGAACGTCGAGGAACAGCCGACCGGGTCGCTGTCCTTCGGGGCATCCTATGGCGTGTCCTCGGGCGTGGGGCTGAACGCGTCCTTGCAGGAAAACAACTTTTTGGGGCGCGGCCAGACGGTGGGGCTGACGATTTCCACCGCCGATGGCGACCAGGCGTCGTCGCTGACCTTCATCGAGCCGTATTTCCTGGGCCGCGACCTGCGCTTCGGCTTCAACACCTATTACAACGTCACCGAAAGCCTGAACTCGGACTATAACACCCGGTCCGTGGGGGTGCGTCCGTCGATCGAATTTCCGGTCTCGCAGAACGGGCGGCTGGAGTTGCGCTATCGCCTGTCCAAGGAAACGCTGAGCGGGGTCGAGGCCGAAAGCTCGGATCTGCTGAAGGACGAGGAAGGGCAGCGCGTCACCTCGGCGCTTGGCTATAGCTACAACTGGGACACGCGCGTCACCGGGCTGGATCCGCTGACCAGCTACAAGCTGCGGTTTTCCCAGGATTTCGCGGGGCTTGGCGGCGATACGAAAAGCGTGACGACCGGTCTTCTGGCGGGTGTGGAAAGCACCGCATGGCGCGAGGACGTGACCCTGCGCGCCGAATTCGAGGCGGGGGCGATCCATTCCTACAGCGATTATTCCACCTGGATCCTGGACCGCTATCGCGGCGGCAACCGCATCCGGGGATTCGAACCCAATGGCATCGGCCCGCGCGACCTGGCGGCGGAAAACGAGGACGGTCTGGGCGGCAACTATTTCTGGGTGGTCCGCACCGAGGCGCAGTTCCCGGTCGGCCTGCCCGAGGAATACGGGATCTCGGGCGGCCTGTTCGCGGATGTCGGGTCGATCTGGGGGCTGGACAACACGGTCGGCACCGGGGGCGCCAACGTCGACGATTCGATGAACATCCGCGCCTCGGTCGGCGCGTCGCTGTTCTGGACGACGCCCATCGGGCCGCTGCGGTTCAACTTCTCGAAGGCGATCCGGAAAGAGGATTATGACGAGCCGCAGAACTTCGACCTGACCATTTCGACGCGGTTCTGA
- the rpmA gene encoding 50S ribosomal protein L27: MAHKKAGGSSRNGRDSAGRRLGVKLFGGQEASAGNIIVRQRGTKWWAGDNVGMGKDHTLFALTDGQVTFKKGLKGRTFISVLPATIEAAE; encoded by the coding sequence ATGGCACATAAGAAAGCAGGCGGTTCGTCCCGCAACGGCCGCGATTCGGCCGGTCGCCGTCTGGGCGTCAAGCTGTTCGGCGGGCAGGAAGCCAGTGCCGGCAACATCATCGTGCGCCAGCGCGGCACCAAATGGTGGGCGGGCGACAATGTCGGCATGGGCAAGGATCATACCCTGTTCGCGCTGACCGATGGCCAGGTGACCTTCAAGAAGGGCCTGAAGGGCCGCACCTTCATTTCGGTCCTTCCCGCAACCATCGAAGCCGCCGAGTAA
- the rplU gene encoding 50S ribosomal protein L21 has translation MFAVLKTGGKQYKVQAGDVLRVEKLNAAAGDKVQFNEILMVGTTLGAPLVDGACVQAEVIDQIKADKVITYVKRRRKHSSQRTRGHRQQLTLLRVTDVLDNGADKTGVKAALGARTKENA, from the coding sequence ATGTTCGCGGTTCTGAAGACAGGCGGCAAGCAATACAAGGTGCAGGCGGGCGACGTCCTGCGCGTTGAAAAGCTGAATGCCGCGGCTGGCGACAAGGTCCAGTTCAACGAAATCCTGATGGTCGGCACGACCCTGGGCGCGCCGCTGGTCGATGGCGCCTGCGTGCAGGCCGAGGTGATCGACCAGATCAAGGCCGACAAGGTCATCACCTATGTCAAGCGCCGCCGCAAGCACAGCTCTCAGCGCACGCGCGGGCATCGCCAGCAGTTGACCCTGCTGCGCGTGACCGATGTTCTGGACAACGGCGCAGACAAGACCGGTGTGAAGGCCGCCCTCGGCGCGCGCACCAAAGAAAACGCGTAA
- a CDS encoding ATP-binding cassette domain-containing protein, whose translation MARAPLLQLTDISLTFGGDPVFAGLSLTVQPGDRVALVGRNGSGKSTLMKVMAGLVEPDRGEVVVSAGVSTGYMEQDPDLSGFTTLGEFAASGLPESEAYRVEMAAEGLKFDPARPVATASGGERRRAALARLLAQAPELMLLDEPTNHLDIQAIGWLEDHLSQTRAAYVLISHDRAFLRRLTRATLWIDRGEVRRQERGFEGFEDWREAVWAAEDDARHKLDRKIKAEARWAVEGISARRKRNQGRVRALAALRAERGAQIRRQGTAAMAFDSGPQSGRKVIEAKGIAKAFGGRTILRPFDLRVNRGDRVAFVGPNGAGKTTLIKMLTGEIAPDQGTVTLGTNLELAVFDQARAALNPDQTLWESLTGDPEMRVSGRADQVMVRGQPRHVVAYLKDFLFDDAQARAPVRSLSGGEKARLLLARLMARPSNLLVLDEPTNDLDVETLDLLQDLLGDYDGTVLLVSHDRDFIDRVADTTVAMEGDGQATVYAGGWTDYRAQRGEDAPTTAEPVKKTEAAPERAKAARSGLSFTERHRLEALPGLIERLEAEIAKLSEFLAQPDLFQTAPAKFQKATQALAERQDALSAAEEEWLMLEEKAET comes from the coding sequence ATGGCACGCGCACCCCTTCTTCAACTGACCGACATTTCCCTGACCTTCGGCGGCGATCCCGTGTTCGCCGGGCTGTCGCTGACCGTCCAGCCCGGCGACCGGGTGGCCCTGGTGGGGCGCAACGGATCGGGCAAATCGACGCTGATGAAGGTCATGGCGGGCCTGGTCGAACCCGACCGGGGCGAGGTCGTGGTCAGCGCCGGGGTCTCGACCGGCTATATGGAACAGGATCCCGACCTGTCGGGATTCACGACGCTGGGCGAGTTCGCCGCGTCCGGCCTGCCCGAATCCGAAGCCTATCGCGTCGAGATGGCGGCCGAGGGGCTGAAATTCGATCCCGCCCGTCCCGTCGCCACCGCATCGGGGGGCGAACGCCGCCGCGCCGCGCTGGCGCGCCTGCTGGCCCAGGCGCCCGAACTGATGCTACTGGACGAACCGACCAACCATCTGGACATCCAGGCGATCGGCTGGCTGGAGGATCACCTGTCCCAGACCCGCGCCGCCTATGTGCTGATCAGCCACGACCGCGCCTTCCTGCGCCGCCTGACCCGCGCCACCCTGTGGATCGACCGGGGCGAGGTGCGCCGCCAGGAGCGCGGCTTCGAGGGGTTCGAGGATTGGCGCGAAGCCGTCTGGGCGGCCGAGGATGACGCCCGCCACAAGCTGGACCGCAAGATCAAGGCCGAGGCCCGCTGGGCCGTCGAGGGGATCAGCGCGCGGCGCAAGCGCAACCAGGGCCGGGTCCGCGCCTTGGCCGCGCTGCGCGCCGAACGCGGCGCCCAGATCCGCCGCCAGGGCACGGCGGCGATGGCGTTCGATTCGGGGCCGCAATCGGGCAGGAAGGTGATCGAGGCCAAGGGCATCGCCAAGGCCTTCGGCGGGCGGACGATCCTGCGGCCCTTCGATCTGCGGGTGAACCGGGGCGACCGCGTGGCCTTCGTCGGCCCCAACGGCGCGGGCAAGACCACGCTGATCAAGATGCTGACGGGGGAAATCGCCCCCGACCAGGGCACCGTCACGCTGGGCACCAATCTGGAACTGGCGGTCTTCGATCAGGCCCGCGCGGCGCTGAATCCCGACCAGACGCTGTGGGAATCGCTGACCGGCGATCCCGAGATGCGCGTCTCGGGCCGGGCCGACCAGGTGATGGTGCGGGGCCAGCCGCGGCATGTGGTGGCCTATCTCAAGGATTTCCTGTTCGACGACGCCCAGGCCCGCGCGCCGGTCCGCAGCCTGTCGGGCGGCGAGAAGGCGCGGCTGCTGCTGGCCCGGCTGATGGCCCGGCCTTCGAACCTGCTGGTGCTGGACGAACCGACCAACGACCTGGACGTGGAAACGCTGGATCTGTTGCAGGATCTGCTGGGAGATTACGACGGAACTGTGCTGCTGGTCAGCCACGATCGCGACTTCATCGACCGCGTGGCCGACACCACCGTGGCGATGGAGGGGGATGGGCAGGCGACCGTCTATGCGGGCGGCTGGACCGATTACCGCGCCCAGCGGGGCGAGGATGCGCCCACAACAGCCGAACCCGTGAAAAAAACCGAGGCCGCGCCCGAGAGAGCCAAGGCCGCCCGCTCCGGCCTGTCCTTCACCGAACGCCACCGCCTTGAGGCGTTGCCCGGCCTGATCGAACGGCTGGAGGCGGAAATCGCCAAGCTGTCCGAATTTCTGGCCCAGCCCGACCTGTTCCAGACCGCCCCCGCCAAGTTCCAGAAGGCGACCCAAGCCCTGGCCGAGCGTCAGGACGCCCTGTCCGCAGCCGAGGAGGAATGGCTGATGCTGGAGGAAAAGGCCGAAACCTAG
- the rseP gene encoding RIP metalloprotease RseP, whose product MSDLIPQFGGTLWTLAAFFVALAVIVTVHEFGHYYIGRLSGIRAEVFSIGFGPRLLSRRDRRGTLWQVAAVPLGGYVRFLGDANAASAGPGRAVDPALRRQTLTGAPLWARFATLLAGPVFNFILSILIFGGFALVQGLPTAEPQVGMIAEAPPGTVNDLRPGDRILALGGQPVETWRDIGRIAETLPVADHQDWRVLRDGSEITVRGPDPMPARISGVAPRSAAADAGLRAGDVVTAIGGRPVSRFTQMREAVEAAEGHPLALQVWRPGAGVADYTLVPKMQDLPAEGGGYERRWLIGVTGGESFFAPAMRSAGPLESLGLGAAQTWGIITSSLSGMWAMISGQIGTCNLGGAISIAESTGQAASAGGGSFLWWIAVLSAAIGFLNLLPIPVLDGGHLMFYVWEAVTGHPPSDRALSLLTAIGMAAVLSLMIFGLTNDLFCP is encoded by the coding sequence ATGAGTGATCTGATCCCGCAATTCGGCGGCACGCTGTGGACGCTGGCCGCGTTCTTCGTGGCCCTGGCGGTGATCGTCACCGTCCATGAATTCGGCCATTACTATATCGGCAGGCTGTCGGGGATCCGGGCCGAGGTGTTTTCCATCGGCTTCGGCCCGCGCCTGCTGTCGCGCCGCGACCGGCGGGGGACGCTGTGGCAGGTGGCGGCGGTGCCGCTGGGCGGCTATGTGCGGTTCCTGGGCGACGCCAACGCGGCCAGCGCGGGGCCGGGGCGCGCGGTCGATCCGGCGCTGCGGCGGCAGACGCTGACCGGCGCGCCGCTCTGGGCGCGGTTCGCCACGCTGCTGGCCGGGCCGGTATTCAACTTCATCCTGTCGATCCTGATCTTCGGCGGTTTTGCCCTGGTCCAGGGCCTGCCGACCGCGGAACCGCAGGTCGGCATGATCGCCGAGGCACCGCCCGGCACGGTCAACGACCTGCGGCCGGGCGACCGGATCCTGGCCCTGGGCGGCCAGCCGGTCGAGACATGGCGCGACATCGGCCGGATCGCCGAAACCCTGCCGGTGGCGGATCACCAGGACTGGCGCGTGTTGCGCGACGGGTCCGAGATCACCGTGCGCGGCCCCGACCCGATGCCCGCCCGGATCAGCGGCGTGGCCCCGCGCAGCGCGGCGGCGGATGCCGGGCTGCGCGCGGGCGATGTGGTCACCGCCATCGGCGGCCGGCCGGTCAGCCGCTTCACCCAGATGCGCGAGGCGGTCGAGGCCGCCGAGGGCCACCCGCTGGCCTTGCAGGTCTGGCGTCCCGGCGCGGGCGTCGCGGATTACACGCTGGTCCCGAAGATGCAGGATCTGCCCGCCGAGGGCGGCGGCTATGAACGCCGCTGGCTGATCGGCGTGACCGGCGGCGAAAGCTTCTTCGCCCCCGCCATGCGCAGCGCCGGGCCGCTGGAATCGCTGGGGCTGGGCGCGGCGCAGACCTGGGGCATCATCACCTCGTCCCTGTCGGGGATGTGGGCGATGATCTCGGGCCAGATCGGGACGTGCAACCTGGGCGGCGCGATCAGCATCGCCGAAAGCACGGGGCAGGCGGCCAGCGCCGGGGGCGGCAGCTTCCTGTGGTGGATCGCCGTCCTGTCGGCCGCCATCGGCTTCCTGAACCTGCTGCCGATCCCCGTCCTGGATGGCGGCCACCTGATGTTTTACGTGTGGGAGGCCGTGACGGGCCACCCGCCCTCGGACAGGGCGCTGAGCCTGCTGACCGCGATCGGCATGGCCGCGGTGCTGTCGCTGATGATTTTCGGCCTGACCAACGATCTTTTCTGCCCCTGA
- a CDS encoding GNAT family N-acetyltransferase — MDDLKISDAALNQPVIVTERFILRPLRPSDAGMIAHYTADKRVAEGTRAIPHPLPPGASEGFVARALSADRTEDVWAIDGSANKLAELLGVVSLTRMEGDQSELGFWIGAGFWNTGFATEAVEALVKANPHKARTLFAEVFQDNPGSARVLTNCGFVYLGDAESWSVARDARVPTWTYLRKM; from the coding sequence TTGGACGACCTCAAGATCTCGGACGCCGCGCTGAACCAGCCCGTCATCGTCACCGAACGCTTCATCCTGCGCCCCCTGCGTCCGTCCGACGCGGGAATGATCGCGCATTACACCGCGGACAAGCGGGTGGCCGAAGGAACACGGGCGATCCCGCACCCCTTGCCGCCCGGCGCGTCCGAGGGATTCGTGGCACGCGCCCTGTCCGCCGACCGGACCGAGGATGTCTGGGCCATCGACGGATCGGCCAACAAGCTGGCCGAACTGCTGGGCGTCGTCTCTCTGACCCGGATGGAGGGTGACCAGTCCGAACTGGGCTTCTGGATCGGCGCGGGGTTCTGGAACACCGGCTTCGCGACCGAGGCGGTCGAGGCCCTGGTCAAGGCCAATCCGCACAAGGCCCGCACCCTGTTCGCCGAGGTGTTCCAGGACAATCCCGGCTCGGCCCGCGTGCTGACGAATTGCGGCTTTGTCTATCTGGGCGACGCGGAAAGCTGGTCGGTCGCCCGCGATGCGCGCGTTCCGACCTGGACCTATCTGCGCAAGATGTGA
- a CDS encoding putative zinc-binding metallopeptidase, whose protein sequence is MQSFTCPACHARVYFENTFCACGEPLFYEPEARAMWNQAVPCANRDTIRCNWAAIPGESLCRSCAMSDVVPALHIGDNQQLLERAERAKRWVLANLSNWQWFTDADGGMRPRFQMLSENTGGRAVQIMMGHDNGEIVINVTEADELIRIQRRHKLGEQYRSMVGHFRHELAHFLFDRLAVAPGFLDGFRPLFGDETADYNGALREHYANPKSPGEDFITAYATSHPHEDWAETVAHLLHMVDFTDSFVSAGLSMQGVPGGYRPYADQNADNLLNIAAEVAIAINDINRALDNSDLYPFILTPTIRAKMTFAHGWISDHAARGA, encoded by the coding sequence ATGCAGAGCTTCACCTGTCCGGCCTGTCACGCCCGCGTCTATTTCGAGAACACCTTCTGCGCCTGCGGCGAGCCGCTTTTCTATGAGCCCGAGGCGCGCGCGATGTGGAACCAGGCCGTCCCCTGCGCCAACCGCGACACCATCCGATGCAACTGGGCCGCAATTCCGGGCGAATCGCTGTGCCGGTCCTGCGCCATGTCCGATGTCGTCCCGGCGCTGCATATCGGCGACAACCAGCAGCTTCTGGAACGGGCCGAACGGGCCAAACGCTGGGTGCTGGCGAACCTGTCGAACTGGCAGTGGTTCACCGACGCCGACGGGGGAATGCGGCCACGGTTCCAGATGCTGTCCGAAAACACCGGCGGGCGGGCCGTGCAGATCATGATGGGCCATGACAACGGCGAGATCGTCATCAACGTGACCGAAGCCGACGAGCTGATCCGCATCCAGCGCCGGCACAAGCTGGGCGAACAATACCGGTCGATGGTCGGCCATTTCCGGCACGAGCTGGCGCATTTCCTGTTCGACCGGCTGGCCGTGGCGCCGGGTTTCCTGGACGGGTTCCGCCCGCTGTTCGGGGACGAGACCGCCGACTACAACGGCGCCCTTCGGGAACACTATGCCAACCCCAAATCTCCCGGAGAGGATTTCATCACCGCCTATGCCACCTCTCACCCGCACGAGGATTGGGCCGAGACGGTGGCGCATCTGCTGCACATGGTGGATTTCACCGACAGCTTCGTCAGCGCGGGCCTGTCGATGCAGGGGGTGCCCGGCGGCTATCGGCCCTATGCCGACCAGAACGCCGACAACCTGCTGAACATCGCGGCCGAAGTTGCCATCGCCATCAACGACATCAACCGCGCCCTGGACAATTCGGATCTGTATCCCTTCATCCTGACGCCGACCATCCGCGCGAAGATGACCTTCGCGCATGGCTGGATCAGCGACCATGCCGCGCGCGGGGCCTAG
- a CDS encoding nucleoside hydrolase, with protein sequence MARKIIIDTDPGQDDAVAILLALASPELEVLGLTAVAGNVPLALTELNARKILELAGRPDIPVFAGCDRPLTRPLITAEHVHGNSGLDGIDLPEPRIRPHPQHAVDFIVETLRREPAGTVTLVPIGPLTNIAKAFRQAPDIAGRVQEIVLMGGAYFEVGNITPAAEFNIFVDPEAAAEVFAAGAPLVVMPLDATHEALTSRDWIDRMRALPGRCGPAIASWTDFFERFDKEKYGSEGAPLHDPCAIVWLLRPDLFTGRHINVEIETAGRFTTGMTVADWWRVTDRPANANFIRHVDRDALFTLLADRLASLP encoded by the coding sequence ATGGCGCGCAAGATCATCATCGACACCGATCCCGGCCAGGACGACGCCGTGGCGATCCTGCTGGCGCTGGCCAGCCCGGAACTGGAGGTGCTGGGCCTGACCGCCGTCGCCGGGAACGTGCCGCTGGCCCTGACGGAACTGAACGCGCGCAAGATCCTGGAACTGGCGGGCCGCCCCGACATTCCGGTCTTCGCGGGCTGCGACCGGCCCCTGACGCGCCCGCTGATCACGGCGGAACATGTCCACGGCAACTCCGGCCTGGACGGAATCGACCTGCCGGAACCGCGGATCCGCCCGCACCCGCAGCACGCGGTGGATTTCATCGTCGAAACCCTGCGCCGCGAACCGGCGGGCACCGTGACGCTGGTGCCCATCGGCCCGCTGACCAACATCGCCAAGGCCTTTCGCCAGGCGCCCGACATCGCGGGCCGGGTTCAGGAAATCGTCCTGATGGGCGGCGCCTATTTCGAGGTGGGCAACATCACCCCCGCCGCCGAATTCAACATCTTCGTGGACCCCGAAGCGGCGGCCGAGGTTTTCGCGGCCGGCGCGCCGCTGGTGGTGATGCCGCTGGACGCGACGCATGAGGCCCTGACATCGCGCGACTGGATTGATCGGATGCGCGCCCTGCCCGGCCGCTGCGGCCCCGCCATCGCAAGCTGGACGGATTTCTTCGAACGCTTCGACAAGGAGAAATACGGAAGCGAGGGCGCGCCGCTGCACGATCCCTGCGCCATCGTCTGGCTGCTGCGCCCCGACCTGTTCACCGGCCGCCACATCAACGTGGAGATCGAGACCGCGGGCCGCTTCACCACAGGCATGACCGTGGCCGACTGGTGGCGCGTGACCGACCGTCCGGCCAACGCGAATTTCATCCGCCACGTGGACCGCGACGCGCTGTTCACGCTGCTGGCCGACCGGCTGGCCAGCCTGCCCTGA
- a CDS encoding LLM class flavin-dependent oxidoreductase, producing MPFSLLDLSPVPEGSEPADAIRNTLDLARHAEDWGYRRFWLAEHHNMPGIASAATAVLIGLVAQVTRTMRVGAGGIMLPNHAPLTVAEAFGTLATAFPGRIDLGLGRAPGGDGAVIRALRRDRMADSFPQDVVELLDYLGPERPGAAVRALPGEGTNVPVWILGSSLFGAQLAAHLGLPYAFASHFAPGDMEHAVALYRERFRPGPWNDRPQVMIAINVFAADDAEQARYLRTSMQLAFARLRTGMPGKLPRPVADLDAEIGPQMRRMVDEALRISAVGDRGQVKDQLQALIARHRPDEVILTGQIHDHQARLHSFEIAADVMRSL from the coding sequence ATTCCGTTTTCCCTTTTGGATCTGTCGCCGGTGCCCGAAGGGTCCGAACCCGCCGATGCGATCCGCAACACCCTGGATCTTGCGCGTCATGCCGAGGACTGGGGTTATCGCCGGTTCTGGCTGGCCGAACATCACAACATGCCGGGCATCGCCAGTGCCGCGACCGCCGTCCTGATCGGGCTGGTGGCGCAGGTGACGCGCACCATGCGCGTGGGCGCCGGCGGGATCATGCTGCCCAATCACGCGCCGCTGACCGTGGCCGAGGCGTTCGGCACGCTGGCGACCGCCTTTCCCGGTCGCATCGACCTGGGGCTGGGCCGCGCGCCGGGCGGCGATGGGGCCGTGATCCGGGCGCTGCGCCGCGACCGGATGGCCGACAGCTTTCCGCAGGATGTGGTCGAGCTGCTGGATTACCTTGGACCCGAACGGCCCGGCGCCGCCGTCCGTGCGCTGCCGGGCGAGGGCACGAACGTCCCCGTCTGGATCCTGGGCAGCAGCCTGTTCGGCGCCCAGCTTGCCGCGCATCTGGGCCTGCCCTATGCCTTTGCCAGCCATTTCGCGCCGGGCGACATGGAGCATGCCGTCGCCCTCTATCGCGAACGGTTCCGCCCCGGTCCATGGAACGACAGGCCGCAGGTGATGATCGCGATCAACGTCTTTGCGGCGGATGACGCGGAACAGGCCCGCTATCTGCGGACCTCGATGCAGCTGGCCTTCGCGCGGCTGCGCACGGGAATGCCCGGCAAGCTGCCGCGTCCGGTGGCCGATCTGGATGCCGAGATCGGCCCGCAGATGCGGCGCATGGTGGATGAGGCGCTGCGGATCAGCGCGGTCGGCGACAGGGGCCAGGTGAAGGACCAGCTTCAGGCGCTGATCGCCCGGCATCGCCCGGACGAGGTGATCCTGACCGGGCAGATCCACGATCATCAGGCGCGGCTGCATAGCTTCGAGATCGCGGCGGATGTGATGCGATCCCTTTAG
- a CDS encoding OmpH family outer membrane protein codes for MACRWRLAVALLLILPGPALAQQAPQDAAPPAPALPSPVLPPPAIQPPAAALPGAAPILTVDQDVLFAASDWGRRTQRVLDEEGGKIEAENERLASQLSAEEASLTERRGTLDPAEFRKLAEAFDTRATEVRRQRAQVVQDLNAWAEADRTAFYRAARPLMAEMMQERGAVAVLDRRTVFVSMDAIDMTQALVARLNAALGDGAGTVPLPGQK; via the coding sequence ATGGCTTGTCGCTGGCGGCTTGCGGTCGCTCTGCTGCTGATCCTGCCGGGGCCGGCCCTGGCGCAGCAGGCCCCGCAGGATGCCGCGCCCCCGGCGCCCGCCCTGCCGTCGCCCGTCCTGCCGCCGCCCGCCATCCAGCCCCCGGCTGCTGCGCTGCCCGGTGCGGCACCGATCCTCACCGTCGATCAGGACGTGCTGTTCGCCGCATCCGACTGGGGCCGGCGGACGCAGCGCGTGCTGGACGAGGAAGGCGGCAAGATCGAGGCCGAGAACGAGCGTCTGGCAAGCCAGCTTTCCGCCGAGGAAGCGTCCTTGACGGAACGGCGCGGCACCCTGGATCCGGCCGAATTCCGCAAGCTGGCCGAGGCTTTCGATACCCGCGCGACCGAGGTGCGCCGCCAGCGGGCCCAGGTGGTCCAGGATCTGAACGCCTGGGCCGAGGCCGACCGCACCGCCTTCTATCGCGCGGCGCGGCCGCTGATGGCCGAGATGATGCAGGAACGCGGCGCTGTGGCGGTGCTGGACCGGCGCACGGTCTTCGTGTCGATGGACGCCATCGACATGACGCAGGCCCTGGTGGCGCGGCTGAACGCGGCCCTGGGGGATGGCGCGGGCACCGTGCCGCTGCCCGGCCAGAAATAG